The Bradysia coprophila strain Holo2 unplaced genomic scaffold, BU_Bcop_v1 contig_732, whole genome shotgun sequence genome has a window encoding:
- the LOC119084440 gene encoding G protein-activated inward rectifier potassium channel 3 isoform X2 — protein MFKLTFKNASNSEKSPCSNENKENKDEVREKIFLRPGTIEEEPDSVSSMISNPASFPITIIPSSNMSRSGTQISMNRYSRQSSSRSRGYRPGSSRKIRRRAVLKNGECNVIQKKIAQRRIRFLQDIFTTLVDSQWRWTLLVFALSFFLSWLAFAVIWWLIAFTHGDLEEMHLPPHQGDNAWTPCVFNIVSFTSCFLFSIETQHTIGYGVRTTTEECPEAIFMMCFQSIYGVMVQAFMVGIVFAKMTRPKQRTQTLLFTKNAVICQRDGELALMFRVGDMRKSHIIGASVRAQLIRSRQTKEGEMLAQYQTELEIGSDGCSSDLFFIWPTVIVHVINADSPFYNMSAADMLQDKFEIIVLLEGTVESTGQTTQARTSYLNMEILWGHRFDPVVGYNKERQGYEIDYSKFNETIQVDTPLCSARELAEFYAVQGDYRNAEFLSHSVSNDIKRLPLLSTVIPNGLTNQPSKFKQKGYESVTNSHLYISNQNKFYRRHSDSCSDSESVKSHPGFTRV, from the exons atgtttaaattaacGTTTAAGAATGCATCGAATTCCGAAAAATCGCCGTGCAgcaatgaaaataaagaaaataaagatGAAGTGCGTGAGAAAATATTCCTCCGTCCAGGTACAATCGAAGAGGAACCGGATTCGGTATCTAGCATGATAAGCAATCCGGCGTCCTTTCCGATAACAATCATCCCGAGCAGTAATATGTCGCGGTCAGGTACTCAAATCAGCATGAATCGATACAGTCGGCAGAGTAGTTCCAG AAGCCGTGGGTACCGTCCTGGTAGTTCGAGGAAGATACGCCGAAGGGCAGTGCTAAAAAATGGCGAATGCAATGTGATCCAGAAGAAAATCGCTCAGAGACGAATCCGTTTTCTGCAGGACATTTTCACCACCTTAGTCGATTCACAGTGGCGCTGGACGCTGCTGGTGTTCGCATTAAGCTTCTTCTTGTCGTGGCTGGCATTTGCGGTCATTTGGTGGCTCATTGCATTTACGCACGGTGATTTGGAGGAAATGCATCTACCACCGCACCAAG GTGATAATGCATGGACGCCATGTGTCTTTAACATCGTCTCGTTCACTTCTTGCTTCCTATTCTCGATTGAAACTCAACACACAATCGGTTATGGCGTTCGTACCACGACCGAGGAATGTCCCGAAGCAATATTCATGATGTGTTTCCAATCCATTTACGGTGTCATGGTGCAGGCGTTCATGGTCGGTATAGTGTTTGCCAAAATGACCAGGCCCAAGCAACGCACCCAAACATTGCTGTTTACGAAAAATGCGGTCATTTGTCAAAGAGACGGTGAACTGGCACTTATGTTCCGAGTCGGTGATATGAGAAAGAGTCACATCATTGGAGCAAGTGTTCGCGCTCAGTTAATCCGTAGTCGACAGACCAAAGAGGGTGAAATGCTGGCACAGTATCAAACTG AACTCGAAATCGGAAGCGATGGATGCTCATCAGATCTGTTCTTCATATGGCCAACGGTTATTGTACATGTCATCAATGCCGACTCACCATTCTATAATATGTCCGCAGCCGACATGTTGCAggataaattcgaaattattgtgCTATTGGAAGGTACCGTCGAATCAACCGGTCAAACTACACAGGCCCGAACCAGTTATCTGAATATGGAAATTCTGTGGGGCCACCGATTTGACCCAGTCGTCGGTTACAATAAAGAGCGACAAGGCTACGAGATTGACTACTCGAAATTCAACGAAACGATTCAAGTTGACACTCCGTTGTGCTCGGCAAGGGAATTGGCTGAGTTTTATGCAGTACAGGGTGATTACAGAAATGCAG AATTTCTAAGTCACAGTGTGTCGAACGACATCAAACGACTACCGCTGCTATCAACCGTAATTCCTAACGGATTGACTAATCAACCGTCAAAGTTCAAACAAAAGGGCTACGAATCGGTTACAAATTCTCATCTGTACATTTCCAATCAGAATAAATTCTACCGTCGACATTCGGACAGCTGCAGTGATTCGGAGTCGGTGAAATCGCACCCAGGCTTCACAAGGGTGTGA
- the LOC119084440 gene encoding G protein-activated inward rectifier potassium channel 3 isoform X3, protein MFKLTFKNASNSEKSPCSNENKENKDEVREKIFLRPGTIEEEPDSVSSMISNPASFPITIIPSSNMSRSGTQISMNRYSRQSSSSRGYRPGSSRKIRRRAVLKNGECNVIQKKIAQRRIRFLQDIFTTLVDSQWRWTLLVFALSFFLSWLAFAVIWWLIAFTHGDLEEMHLPPHQGDNAWTPCVFNIVSFTSCFLFSIETQHTIGYGVRTTTEECPEAIFMMCFQSIYGVMVQAFMVGIVFAKMTRPKQRTQTLLFTKNAVICQRDGELALMFRVGDMRKSHIIGASVRAQLIRSRQTKEGEMLAQYQTELEIGSDGCSSDLFFIWPTVIVHVINADSPFYNMSAADMLQDKFEIIVLLEGTVESTGQTTQARTSYLNMEILWGHRFDPVVGYNKERQGYEIDYSKFNETIQVDTPLCSARELAEFYAVQGDYRNAVEFLSHSVSNDIKRLPLLSTVIPNGLTNQPSKFKQKGYESVTNSHLYISNQNKFYRRHSDSCSDSESVKSHPGFTRV, encoded by the exons atgtttaaattaacGTTTAAGAATGCATCGAATTCCGAAAAATCGCCGTGCAgcaatgaaaataaagaaaataaagatGAAGTGCGTGAGAAAATATTCCTCCGTCCAGGTACAATCGAAGAGGAACCGGATTCGGTATCTAGCATGATAAGCAATCCGGCGTCCTTTCCGATAACAATCATCCCGAGCAGTAATATGTCGCGGTCAGGTACTCAAATCAGCATGAATCGATACAGTCGGCAGAGTAGTTCCAG CCGTGGGTACCGTCCTGGTAGTTCGAGGAAGATACGCCGAAGGGCAGTGCTAAAAAATGGCGAATGCAATGTGATCCAGAAGAAAATCGCTCAGAGACGAATCCGTTTTCTGCAGGACATTTTCACCACCTTAGTCGATTCACAGTGGCGCTGGACGCTGCTGGTGTTCGCATTAAGCTTCTTCTTGTCGTGGCTGGCATTTGCGGTCATTTGGTGGCTCATTGCATTTACGCACGGTGATTTGGAGGAAATGCATCTACCACCGCACCAAG GTGATAATGCATGGACGCCATGTGTCTTTAACATCGTCTCGTTCACTTCTTGCTTCCTATTCTCGATTGAAACTCAACACACAATCGGTTATGGCGTTCGTACCACGACCGAGGAATGTCCCGAAGCAATATTCATGATGTGTTTCCAATCCATTTACGGTGTCATGGTGCAGGCGTTCATGGTCGGTATAGTGTTTGCCAAAATGACCAGGCCCAAGCAACGCACCCAAACATTGCTGTTTACGAAAAATGCGGTCATTTGTCAAAGAGACGGTGAACTGGCACTTATGTTCCGAGTCGGTGATATGAGAAAGAGTCACATCATTGGAGCAAGTGTTCGCGCTCAGTTAATCCGTAGTCGACAGACCAAAGAGGGTGAAATGCTGGCACAGTATCAAACTG AACTCGAAATCGGAAGCGATGGATGCTCATCAGATCTGTTCTTCATATGGCCAACGGTTATTGTACATGTCATCAATGCCGACTCACCATTCTATAATATGTCCGCAGCCGACATGTTGCAggataaattcgaaattattgtgCTATTGGAAGGTACCGTCGAATCAACCGGTCAAACTACACAGGCCCGAACCAGTTATCTGAATATGGAAATTCTGTGGGGCCACCGATTTGACCCAGTCGTCGGTTACAATAAAGAGCGACAAGGCTACGAGATTGACTACTCGAAATTCAACGAAACGATTCAAGTTGACACTCCGTTGTGCTCGGCAAGGGAATTGGCTGAGTTTTATGCAGTACAGGGTGATTACAGAAATGCAG TAGAATTTCTAAGTCACAGTGTGTCGAACGACATCAAACGACTACCGCTGCTATCAACCGTAATTCCTAACGGATTGACTAATCAACCGTCAAAGTTCAAACAAAAGGGCTACGAATCGGTTACAAATTCTCATCTGTACATTTCCAATCAGAATAAATTCTACCGTCGACATTCGGACAGCTGCAGTGATTCGGAGTCGGTGAAATCGCACCCAGGCTTCACAAGGGTGTGA
- the LOC119084440 gene encoding G protein-activated inward rectifier potassium channel 3 isoform X1, translating to MFKLTFKNASNSEKSPCSNENKENKDEVREKIFLRPGTIEEEPDSVSSMISNPASFPITIIPSSNMSRSGTQISMNRYSRQSSSRSRGYRPGSSRKIRRRAVLKNGECNVIQKKIAQRRIRFLQDIFTTLVDSQWRWTLLVFALSFFLSWLAFAVIWWLIAFTHGDLEEMHLPPHQGDNAWTPCVFNIVSFTSCFLFSIETQHTIGYGVRTTTEECPEAIFMMCFQSIYGVMVQAFMVGIVFAKMTRPKQRTQTLLFTKNAVICQRDGELALMFRVGDMRKSHIIGASVRAQLIRSRQTKEGEMLAQYQTELEIGSDGCSSDLFFIWPTVIVHVINADSPFYNMSAADMLQDKFEIIVLLEGTVESTGQTTQARTSYLNMEILWGHRFDPVVGYNKERQGYEIDYSKFNETIQVDTPLCSARELAEFYAVQGDYRNAVEFLSHSVSNDIKRLPLLSTVIPNGLTNQPSKFKQKGYESVTNSHLYISNQNKFYRRHSDSCSDSESVKSHPGFTRV from the exons atgtttaaattaacGTTTAAGAATGCATCGAATTCCGAAAAATCGCCGTGCAgcaatgaaaataaagaaaataaagatGAAGTGCGTGAGAAAATATTCCTCCGTCCAGGTACAATCGAAGAGGAACCGGATTCGGTATCTAGCATGATAAGCAATCCGGCGTCCTTTCCGATAACAATCATCCCGAGCAGTAATATGTCGCGGTCAGGTACTCAAATCAGCATGAATCGATACAGTCGGCAGAGTAGTTCCAG AAGCCGTGGGTACCGTCCTGGTAGTTCGAGGAAGATACGCCGAAGGGCAGTGCTAAAAAATGGCGAATGCAATGTGATCCAGAAGAAAATCGCTCAGAGACGAATCCGTTTTCTGCAGGACATTTTCACCACCTTAGTCGATTCACAGTGGCGCTGGACGCTGCTGGTGTTCGCATTAAGCTTCTTCTTGTCGTGGCTGGCATTTGCGGTCATTTGGTGGCTCATTGCATTTACGCACGGTGATTTGGAGGAAATGCATCTACCACCGCACCAAG GTGATAATGCATGGACGCCATGTGTCTTTAACATCGTCTCGTTCACTTCTTGCTTCCTATTCTCGATTGAAACTCAACACACAATCGGTTATGGCGTTCGTACCACGACCGAGGAATGTCCCGAAGCAATATTCATGATGTGTTTCCAATCCATTTACGGTGTCATGGTGCAGGCGTTCATGGTCGGTATAGTGTTTGCCAAAATGACCAGGCCCAAGCAACGCACCCAAACATTGCTGTTTACGAAAAATGCGGTCATTTGTCAAAGAGACGGTGAACTGGCACTTATGTTCCGAGTCGGTGATATGAGAAAGAGTCACATCATTGGAGCAAGTGTTCGCGCTCAGTTAATCCGTAGTCGACAGACCAAAGAGGGTGAAATGCTGGCACAGTATCAAACTG AACTCGAAATCGGAAGCGATGGATGCTCATCAGATCTGTTCTTCATATGGCCAACGGTTATTGTACATGTCATCAATGCCGACTCACCATTCTATAATATGTCCGCAGCCGACATGTTGCAggataaattcgaaattattgtgCTATTGGAAGGTACCGTCGAATCAACCGGTCAAACTACACAGGCCCGAACCAGTTATCTGAATATGGAAATTCTGTGGGGCCACCGATTTGACCCAGTCGTCGGTTACAATAAAGAGCGACAAGGCTACGAGATTGACTACTCGAAATTCAACGAAACGATTCAAGTTGACACTCCGTTGTGCTCGGCAAGGGAATTGGCTGAGTTTTATGCAGTACAGGGTGATTACAGAAATGCAG TAGAATTTCTAAGTCACAGTGTGTCGAACGACATCAAACGACTACCGCTGCTATCAACCGTAATTCCTAACGGATTGACTAATCAACCGTCAAAGTTCAAACAAAAGGGCTACGAATCGGTTACAAATTCTCATCTGTACATTTCCAATCAGAATAAATTCTACCGTCGACATTCGGACAGCTGCAGTGATTCGGAGTCGGTGAAATCGCACCCAGGCTTCACAAGGGTGTGA
- the LOC119084440 gene encoding G protein-activated inward rectifier potassium channel 3 isoform X4, translating into MSFPNGKSDSKSNRDDQILIPKWSPEFPMYNGDASPCTPGTYYTNLKTPDGSLFKRSRGYRPGSSRKIRRRAVLKNGECNVIQKKIAQRRIRFLQDIFTTLVDSQWRWTLLVFALSFFLSWLAFAVIWWLIAFTHGDLEEMHLPPHQGDNAWTPCVFNIVSFTSCFLFSIETQHTIGYGVRTTTEECPEAIFMMCFQSIYGVMVQAFMVGIVFAKMTRPKQRTQTLLFTKNAVICQRDGELALMFRVGDMRKSHIIGASVRAQLIRSRQTKEGEMLAQYQTELEIGSDGCSSDLFFIWPTVIVHVINADSPFYNMSAADMLQDKFEIIVLLEGTVESTGQTTQARTSYLNMEILWGHRFDPVVGYNKERQGYEIDYSKFNETIQVDTPLCSARELAEFYAVQGDYRNAVEFLSHSVSNDIKRLPLLSTVIPNGLTNQPSKFKQKGYESVTNSHLYISNQNKFYRRHSDSCSDSESVKSHPGFTRV; encoded by the exons ATGAGCTTCCCAAACGGAAAATCAGATTCGAAAAGTAATCGCGACGATCAAATTTTAATACCGAAATGGTCACCGGAATTTCCAATGTACAATGGTGATGCTTCACCGTGCACACCAGGCACATACTATACAAATTTGAAGACACCGGATGGATCGCTATTCAAAAG AAGCCGTGGGTACCGTCCTGGTAGTTCGAGGAAGATACGCCGAAGGGCAGTGCTAAAAAATGGCGAATGCAATGTGATCCAGAAGAAAATCGCTCAGAGACGAATCCGTTTTCTGCAGGACATTTTCACCACCTTAGTCGATTCACAGTGGCGCTGGACGCTGCTGGTGTTCGCATTAAGCTTCTTCTTGTCGTGGCTGGCATTTGCGGTCATTTGGTGGCTCATTGCATTTACGCACGGTGATTTGGAGGAAATGCATCTACCACCGCACCAAG GTGATAATGCATGGACGCCATGTGTCTTTAACATCGTCTCGTTCACTTCTTGCTTCCTATTCTCGATTGAAACTCAACACACAATCGGTTATGGCGTTCGTACCACGACCGAGGAATGTCCCGAAGCAATATTCATGATGTGTTTCCAATCCATTTACGGTGTCATGGTGCAGGCGTTCATGGTCGGTATAGTGTTTGCCAAAATGACCAGGCCCAAGCAACGCACCCAAACATTGCTGTTTACGAAAAATGCGGTCATTTGTCAAAGAGACGGTGAACTGGCACTTATGTTCCGAGTCGGTGATATGAGAAAGAGTCACATCATTGGAGCAAGTGTTCGCGCTCAGTTAATCCGTAGTCGACAGACCAAAGAGGGTGAAATGCTGGCACAGTATCAAACTG AACTCGAAATCGGAAGCGATGGATGCTCATCAGATCTGTTCTTCATATGGCCAACGGTTATTGTACATGTCATCAATGCCGACTCACCATTCTATAATATGTCCGCAGCCGACATGTTGCAggataaattcgaaattattgtgCTATTGGAAGGTACCGTCGAATCAACCGGTCAAACTACACAGGCCCGAACCAGTTATCTGAATATGGAAATTCTGTGGGGCCACCGATTTGACCCAGTCGTCGGTTACAATAAAGAGCGACAAGGCTACGAGATTGACTACTCGAAATTCAACGAAACGATTCAAGTTGACACTCCGTTGTGCTCGGCAAGGGAATTGGCTGAGTTTTATGCAGTACAGGGTGATTACAGAAATGCAG TAGAATTTCTAAGTCACAGTGTGTCGAACGACATCAAACGACTACCGCTGCTATCAACCGTAATTCCTAACGGATTGACTAATCAACCGTCAAAGTTCAAACAAAAGGGCTACGAATCGGTTACAAATTCTCATCTGTACATTTCCAATCAGAATAAATTCTACCGTCGACATTCGGACAGCTGCAGTGATTCGGAGTCGGTGAAATCGCACCCAGGCTTCACAAGGGTGTGA
- the LOC119084440 gene encoding G protein-activated inward rectifier potassium channel 3 isoform X5, whose protein sequence is MSFPNGKSDSKSNRDDQILIPKWSPEFPMYNGDASPCTPGTYYTNLKTPDGSLFKSRGYRPGSSRKIRRRAVLKNGECNVIQKKIAQRRIRFLQDIFTTLVDSQWRWTLLVFALSFFLSWLAFAVIWWLIAFTHGDLEEMHLPPHQGDNAWTPCVFNIVSFTSCFLFSIETQHTIGYGVRTTTEECPEAIFMMCFQSIYGVMVQAFMVGIVFAKMTRPKQRTQTLLFTKNAVICQRDGELALMFRVGDMRKSHIIGASVRAQLIRSRQTKEGEMLAQYQTELEIGSDGCSSDLFFIWPTVIVHVINADSPFYNMSAADMLQDKFEIIVLLEGTVESTGQTTQARTSYLNMEILWGHRFDPVVGYNKERQGYEIDYSKFNETIQVDTPLCSARELAEFYAVQGDYRNAVEFLSHSVSNDIKRLPLLSTVIPNGLTNQPSKFKQKGYESVTNSHLYISNQNKFYRRHSDSCSDSESVKSHPGFTRV, encoded by the exons ATGAGCTTCCCAAACGGAAAATCAGATTCGAAAAGTAATCGCGACGATCAAATTTTAATACCGAAATGGTCACCGGAATTTCCAATGTACAATGGTGATGCTTCACCGTGCACACCAGGCACATACTATACAAATTTGAAGACACCGGATGGATCGCTATTCAAAAG CCGTGGGTACCGTCCTGGTAGTTCGAGGAAGATACGCCGAAGGGCAGTGCTAAAAAATGGCGAATGCAATGTGATCCAGAAGAAAATCGCTCAGAGACGAATCCGTTTTCTGCAGGACATTTTCACCACCTTAGTCGATTCACAGTGGCGCTGGACGCTGCTGGTGTTCGCATTAAGCTTCTTCTTGTCGTGGCTGGCATTTGCGGTCATTTGGTGGCTCATTGCATTTACGCACGGTGATTTGGAGGAAATGCATCTACCACCGCACCAAG GTGATAATGCATGGACGCCATGTGTCTTTAACATCGTCTCGTTCACTTCTTGCTTCCTATTCTCGATTGAAACTCAACACACAATCGGTTATGGCGTTCGTACCACGACCGAGGAATGTCCCGAAGCAATATTCATGATGTGTTTCCAATCCATTTACGGTGTCATGGTGCAGGCGTTCATGGTCGGTATAGTGTTTGCCAAAATGACCAGGCCCAAGCAACGCACCCAAACATTGCTGTTTACGAAAAATGCGGTCATTTGTCAAAGAGACGGTGAACTGGCACTTATGTTCCGAGTCGGTGATATGAGAAAGAGTCACATCATTGGAGCAAGTGTTCGCGCTCAGTTAATCCGTAGTCGACAGACCAAAGAGGGTGAAATGCTGGCACAGTATCAAACTG AACTCGAAATCGGAAGCGATGGATGCTCATCAGATCTGTTCTTCATATGGCCAACGGTTATTGTACATGTCATCAATGCCGACTCACCATTCTATAATATGTCCGCAGCCGACATGTTGCAggataaattcgaaattattgtgCTATTGGAAGGTACCGTCGAATCAACCGGTCAAACTACACAGGCCCGAACCAGTTATCTGAATATGGAAATTCTGTGGGGCCACCGATTTGACCCAGTCGTCGGTTACAATAAAGAGCGACAAGGCTACGAGATTGACTACTCGAAATTCAACGAAACGATTCAAGTTGACACTCCGTTGTGCTCGGCAAGGGAATTGGCTGAGTTTTATGCAGTACAGGGTGATTACAGAAATGCAG TAGAATTTCTAAGTCACAGTGTGTCGAACGACATCAAACGACTACCGCTGCTATCAACCGTAATTCCTAACGGATTGACTAATCAACCGTCAAAGTTCAAACAAAAGGGCTACGAATCGGTTACAAATTCTCATCTGTACATTTCCAATCAGAATAAATTCTACCGTCGACATTCGGACAGCTGCAGTGATTCGGAGTCGGTGAAATCGCACCCAGGCTTCACAAGGGTGTGA
- the LOC119084440 gene encoding G protein-activated inward rectifier potassium channel 3 isoform X7, producing MKFFIGKQHLITDDEHQSELDDLRGYRPGSSRKIRRRAVLKNGECNVIQKKIAQRRIRFLQDIFTTLVDSQWRWTLLVFALSFFLSWLAFAVIWWLIAFTHGDLEEMHLPPHQGDNAWTPCVFNIVSFTSCFLFSIETQHTIGYGVRTTTEECPEAIFMMCFQSIYGVMVQAFMVGIVFAKMTRPKQRTQTLLFTKNAVICQRDGELALMFRVGDMRKSHIIGASVRAQLIRSRQTKEGEMLAQYQTELEIGSDGCSSDLFFIWPTVIVHVINADSPFYNMSAADMLQDKFEIIVLLEGTVESTGQTTQARTSYLNMEILWGHRFDPVVGYNKERQGYEIDYSKFNETIQVDTPLCSARELAEFYAVQGDYRNAVEFLSHSVSNDIKRLPLLSTVIPNGLTNQPSKFKQKGYESVTNSHLYISNQNKFYRRHSDSCSDSESVKSHPGFTRV from the exons atgaaattcttcaTTGGGAAACAACATTTAATAACCGACGATGAACATCAATCCGAATTGGATGACCt CCGTGGGTACCGTCCTGGTAGTTCGAGGAAGATACGCCGAAGGGCAGTGCTAAAAAATGGCGAATGCAATGTGATCCAGAAGAAAATCGCTCAGAGACGAATCCGTTTTCTGCAGGACATTTTCACCACCTTAGTCGATTCACAGTGGCGCTGGACGCTGCTGGTGTTCGCATTAAGCTTCTTCTTGTCGTGGCTGGCATTTGCGGTCATTTGGTGGCTCATTGCATTTACGCACGGTGATTTGGAGGAAATGCATCTACCACCGCACCAAG GTGATAATGCATGGACGCCATGTGTCTTTAACATCGTCTCGTTCACTTCTTGCTTCCTATTCTCGATTGAAACTCAACACACAATCGGTTATGGCGTTCGTACCACGACCGAGGAATGTCCCGAAGCAATATTCATGATGTGTTTCCAATCCATTTACGGTGTCATGGTGCAGGCGTTCATGGTCGGTATAGTGTTTGCCAAAATGACCAGGCCCAAGCAACGCACCCAAACATTGCTGTTTACGAAAAATGCGGTCATTTGTCAAAGAGACGGTGAACTGGCACTTATGTTCCGAGTCGGTGATATGAGAAAGAGTCACATCATTGGAGCAAGTGTTCGCGCTCAGTTAATCCGTAGTCGACAGACCAAAGAGGGTGAAATGCTGGCACAGTATCAAACTG AACTCGAAATCGGAAGCGATGGATGCTCATCAGATCTGTTCTTCATATGGCCAACGGTTATTGTACATGTCATCAATGCCGACTCACCATTCTATAATATGTCCGCAGCCGACATGTTGCAggataaattcgaaattattgtgCTATTGGAAGGTACCGTCGAATCAACCGGTCAAACTACACAGGCCCGAACCAGTTATCTGAATATGGAAATTCTGTGGGGCCACCGATTTGACCCAGTCGTCGGTTACAATAAAGAGCGACAAGGCTACGAGATTGACTACTCGAAATTCAACGAAACGATTCAAGTTGACACTCCGTTGTGCTCGGCAAGGGAATTGGCTGAGTTTTATGCAGTACAGGGTGATTACAGAAATGCAG TAGAATTTCTAAGTCACAGTGTGTCGAACGACATCAAACGACTACCGCTGCTATCAACCGTAATTCCTAACGGATTGACTAATCAACCGTCAAAGTTCAAACAAAAGGGCTACGAATCGGTTACAAATTCTCATCTGTACATTTCCAATCAGAATAAATTCTACCGTCGACATTCGGACAGCTGCAGTGATTCGGAGTCGGTGAAATCGCACCCAGGCTTCACAAGGGTGTGA
- the LOC119084440 gene encoding G protein-activated inward rectifier potassium channel 3 isoform X6, translating into MKFFIGKQHLITDDEHQSELDDLSRGYRPGSSRKIRRRAVLKNGECNVIQKKIAQRRIRFLQDIFTTLVDSQWRWTLLVFALSFFLSWLAFAVIWWLIAFTHGDLEEMHLPPHQGDNAWTPCVFNIVSFTSCFLFSIETQHTIGYGVRTTTEECPEAIFMMCFQSIYGVMVQAFMVGIVFAKMTRPKQRTQTLLFTKNAVICQRDGELALMFRVGDMRKSHIIGASVRAQLIRSRQTKEGEMLAQYQTELEIGSDGCSSDLFFIWPTVIVHVINADSPFYNMSAADMLQDKFEIIVLLEGTVESTGQTTQARTSYLNMEILWGHRFDPVVGYNKERQGYEIDYSKFNETIQVDTPLCSARELAEFYAVQGDYRNAVEFLSHSVSNDIKRLPLLSTVIPNGLTNQPSKFKQKGYESVTNSHLYISNQNKFYRRHSDSCSDSESVKSHPGFTRV; encoded by the exons atgaaattcttcaTTGGGAAACAACATTTAATAACCGACGATGAACATCAATCCGAATTGGATGACCt AAGCCGTGGGTACCGTCCTGGTAGTTCGAGGAAGATACGCCGAAGGGCAGTGCTAAAAAATGGCGAATGCAATGTGATCCAGAAGAAAATCGCTCAGAGACGAATCCGTTTTCTGCAGGACATTTTCACCACCTTAGTCGATTCACAGTGGCGCTGGACGCTGCTGGTGTTCGCATTAAGCTTCTTCTTGTCGTGGCTGGCATTTGCGGTCATTTGGTGGCTCATTGCATTTACGCACGGTGATTTGGAGGAAATGCATCTACCACCGCACCAAG GTGATAATGCATGGACGCCATGTGTCTTTAACATCGTCTCGTTCACTTCTTGCTTCCTATTCTCGATTGAAACTCAACACACAATCGGTTATGGCGTTCGTACCACGACCGAGGAATGTCCCGAAGCAATATTCATGATGTGTTTCCAATCCATTTACGGTGTCATGGTGCAGGCGTTCATGGTCGGTATAGTGTTTGCCAAAATGACCAGGCCCAAGCAACGCACCCAAACATTGCTGTTTACGAAAAATGCGGTCATTTGTCAAAGAGACGGTGAACTGGCACTTATGTTCCGAGTCGGTGATATGAGAAAGAGTCACATCATTGGAGCAAGTGTTCGCGCTCAGTTAATCCGTAGTCGACAGACCAAAGAGGGTGAAATGCTGGCACAGTATCAAACTG AACTCGAAATCGGAAGCGATGGATGCTCATCAGATCTGTTCTTCATATGGCCAACGGTTATTGTACATGTCATCAATGCCGACTCACCATTCTATAATATGTCCGCAGCCGACATGTTGCAggataaattcgaaattattgtgCTATTGGAAGGTACCGTCGAATCAACCGGTCAAACTACACAGGCCCGAACCAGTTATCTGAATATGGAAATTCTGTGGGGCCACCGATTTGACCCAGTCGTCGGTTACAATAAAGAGCGACAAGGCTACGAGATTGACTACTCGAAATTCAACGAAACGATTCAAGTTGACACTCCGTTGTGCTCGGCAAGGGAATTGGCTGAGTTTTATGCAGTACAGGGTGATTACAGAAATGCAG TAGAATTTCTAAGTCACAGTGTGTCGAACGACATCAAACGACTACCGCTGCTATCAACCGTAATTCCTAACGGATTGACTAATCAACCGTCAAAGTTCAAACAAAAGGGCTACGAATCGGTTACAAATTCTCATCTGTACATTTCCAATCAGAATAAATTCTACCGTCGACATTCGGACAGCTGCAGTGATTCGGAGTCGGTGAAATCGCACCCAGGCTTCACAAGGGTGTGA